The window AATTTGAGGCGGGCGTGGCTTTACAAGGCTGGGAAGTCAAAAGCTTGCGTATGGGCAAGGTTCAAATTACTGATTGCTATGTGATGATGCATAAGGGCGAAGCGTTTTTACATGGCGCGCATATCTCGCCACTCAATACCGTTTCTACCCATTTTGTCACCGACCCCAACCGCAACCGCAAGTTATTGCTTAATAAACGGGAACTGGCCAAGCTGTTGGTGGCTATTTCACAAGATGGTCACACCGTAGTGTGCACATCGTTGTACTGGAAAAATCATTTAGTGAAAGCAGAAGTCTGTATTGCCAAAGGTAAGCAGCAACATGATAAGCGCCAAACTGAAAAAGAACGAGACTGGGACAAACAAAAGCAGCGTGTCGTTCGCCAGCATAACTAGGTCGTTAGTTGCTGGCTCCCCACCGCCTGAATCGGCCCCAACAATTAAGCCGCCGCTAGCGCTACTTCGGTTAATTCAAACCGGCGTTTTCTAGTCATTAAATAAAACACCACTGGCACAAAATAAAACGACAGGATAGTGGTTAACACAGTACCGCCAGCAATTACGACCGCAAACGGAGGCCAGAATCCTCCCCCAGCTAAAATCAATGGTAAGAAGCCCATCACGGTAGTTATTGTCGTCGATAAGATATGACGACTACACCGCACTACACCC is drawn from Oceanicoccus sp. KOV_DT_Chl and contains these coding sequences:
- the smpB gene encoding SsrA-binding protein SmpB, with the translated sequence MSKKKPKTSSNTIAQNKKARHDYHLEDKFEAGVALQGWEVKSLRMGKVQITDCYVMMHKGEAFLHGAHISPLNTVSTHFVTDPNRNRKLLLNKRELAKLLVAISQDGHTVVCTSLYWKNHLVKAEVCIAKGKQQHDKRQTEKERDWDKQKQRVVRQHN